The Sporosarcina sp. 6E9 genome segment GTAAAGGGAAGAGTGTATTGGTTTTCAATTTGACCTCCTACTAAACGAGAATGATATTCAGTATGGGACAGAAGAGGCGAAAATATAACAAAAGCAATCACAAGATTAGTTGTGAAAGTTTCTTAATCTTGATTTCATAAGAAAAAACCTCTTTTTTGATTGCGCGTAATTGATCTTGAAGTCCTCACTAGAGCTTTCAAAGTCCTCTCAACCGGTCGCGAAGTCAGCGCAATCTTTCTAGTCCTCTCTCGTCCACTCGAAGTCCTCTCCAGCGCCGCCTAAGTCCGCGGAATTCGCTGTGAAGTCCGTGCAATTACTGAACTCCTCTCTATCGGTCGCGAAATGCGCGCAATTCGCCCACATAGCATTCTTTCACAAAAAATAACAATCTATTTCTATGGCTTTTGTAGTATAATAGTAGTTGTATTGTGAACTGAAAGTCATAGTCTACTAGAGAAGGAATGAGAAAGATAAAAATAAATTGGAAAATGATTTTGCTGCTCGTCCCGGTCGTTTTTCTGGTGATTCAAGTTGCAGGTAGTTTCTTTTTTTATGAGTTAGCAATCAAAAGGGGAGAGAAAGAATACTTGCAGAAGAATGCAGATTTAGAAGTGTCTGCGGAAACAATGGCGTTATATACGAAGGGGCAATGGAAAGACTGGGTGGCCAGTCAAGACTTTGAACCAATGAATATAGTTTCTCGAGACGGCATGGAACTATCCGGGTACTATTTAAGTGCTTCCATGCCGACGAATAAGCTTGTCATTTTGACGCACGGTTATTTAGGGAACGCGAAACAAATGGGGCTATTCGGTCAGTATTACCATGAGGAGTTAGGTTTTAATATTTTCATGGCTGATGCAAGAGGACATGGAAAGAGCGAAGGCGATTATTATGGGTTCGGTTGGCCGGATCGACTGGACTTGATTGATTGGACTGAAAAGCTGGTGGATAAACTAGGCGCTGACACCGAAGTCGTTTACCATGGATTATCGATGGGTGCTGCAACTGTTTTAATGGCTAGCGGGGAAGAAGGATTGCCACGTCAGGTCAAGGCCATCGTCGCGGACAGTCCGTATAAGTCTGTTTACCAATTATTTGCTTATCAAATGGATCGCATGTTTCACCTACCCGCATTTCCTTTGTTGGATAGTACGAGTCTATTAACAAAGATTCGGGCAGGCTATTTATTTAAAGAAGCGAGCGCATTACGAGAAGTCGGAAAAACGAATGTCCCGATTCTGTATGTACATGGAAACGACGACACTTTTGTTCCAGTAGCAATGGCCAAAGAATTGTATCAACATACATCGAGTGAAGCAGAACTCTATCTGGTCGATGGGGCGAATCACGGTGAATCTTTTGCCATGCAGAAGGCTGAGTATAAAAATAAAGTCCAACACTTCTTAAGCAACTACCTCAATTTAGTTGCCGAGAAGTAAAGAATGGCTGCGTGCGATTGAATGTCAAATTCAATCGTATGCGGCTTTTTTTGTGAATTATTTCGACGGTGGTGCGAGATGATTATTATGAGAACGCAACGCTCTACACCAAGTTAGTGATCCTCAAATTCACACTTCACAAAAAACTCCGAAAACGTGTATGATAGTTACATAGGAATATTCATCATCAAAGGAGGAGTTCATTTGCTTAAAGAGCTAGGAATTACACCGATTAGAGTAGAATTGCCATTTCGATTGAATCACGTCAATTGTTTTATGGCGGAAGGCGAAAATGGCTGGACGGTGATTGATTCGGGATTAAATAATCCATATACGACTCAATTATGGGACGAAAAACTACAAGGGAAAACTGTCACAGACCTCTATCTAACGCATTATCATCCAGACCATTTCGGGCATTCTGGGACACTG includes the following:
- a CDS encoding alpha/beta hydrolase; the encoded protein is MRKIKINWKMILLLVPVVFLVIQVAGSFFFYELAIKRGEKEYLQKNADLEVSAETMALYTKGQWKDWVASQDFEPMNIVSRDGMELSGYYLSASMPTNKLVILTHGYLGNAKQMGLFGQYYHEELGFNIFMADARGHGKSEGDYYGFGWPDRLDLIDWTEKLVDKLGADTEVVYHGLSMGAATVLMASGEEGLPRQVKAIVADSPYKSVYQLFAYQMDRMFHLPAFPLLDSTSLLTKIRAGYLFKEASALREVGKTNVPILYVHGNDDTFVPVAMAKELYQHTSSEAELYLVDGANHGESFAMQKAEYKNKVQHFLSNYLNLVAEK